A stretch of Pogona vitticeps strain Pit_001003342236 chromosome 5, PviZW2.1, whole genome shotgun sequence DNA encodes these proteins:
- the PYURF gene encoding protein preY, mitochondrial gives MLALPAGLRLLTRLAWPGRPRAAAASEGAGFQRAFCAAPAEDEGRPAGQGQRPPPDRRPPFDLSLLDILVCPLSKKPLRYEESTNELINEELGIAYPITDGMPNMIPQSARMIAKEKQEKEPEQT, from the exons ATGCTGGCTCTGCCCGCAGGGCTCCGGCTCCTGACTCGCCTCGCGTGGCCGGGGAGACCGCGAGCGGCGGCGGCCTCAGAAGGAGCGGGGTTCCAGCGGGCCTTCTGCGCAGCCCCGGCGGAGGACGAAGGCAGGCCCGCCGGCCAAGGGCAGCGCCCGCCGCCGGACCGCCGGCCTCCCTTCGACCTCAGCCTCCTGGACATTCTCGTGTGTCCTTTGTCCAAGAAGCCTCTCAG GTATGAAGAATCCACAAATGAATTGATTAACGAAGAGCTGGGCATTGCCTATCCCATCACTGACGGCATGCCTAATATGATTCCCCAGTCTGCTAGGATGATTGCCAAGGAGAAGCAAGAGAAGGAACCTGAACAGACCTAG
- the PIGY gene encoding phosphatidylinositol N-acetylglucosaminyltransferase subunit Y yields the protein MFLSLPMMTVLVPLLSLAGLFYSASVDENFPQGCTSTTSLCFYSLLLPITIPVYVFFHLWTWMGLKLFRHN from the coding sequence ATGTTCCTGTCACTCCCTATGATGACTGTACTTGTTCCGTTGTTGTCTTTAGCTGGCCTGTTTTATTCAGCCAGTGTGGATGAGAACTTTCCCCAGGGCTGCACAAGTACAACAAGCCTGTGTTTCTACAGCCTGCTGCTTCCAATTACGATTCCTGTTTATGTCTTTTTTCACCTTTGGACCTGGATGGGCCTGAAACTCTTTCGTCACAACTAG